The Microbacterium horticulturae region TGCCGCGCTCGTTGGTCACGCCGGCGATGTCGTTGAGGGAGCCGTTCGGGTTCACGCCCAGGTAGCGGAACGCGACCTGGCCTTCGCCCTCGATGCGCTTGAGTGTCTCGGCGTCGGCGATGTACCCGCCCTCACCGTTCTTCAGCGGGATGACGATCTCCTGGCCGGCCTCGAACGCGCTGGTCCAGGCGGTGTCGCCGTTCTCGACCCGCAGCCGCTGGTCGCGGCGGATGAACTGCTGGTTCGCGTTGCGGATCAGACCGCCCGGCAGCAGGTGCGCCTCGACGAGCATCTGGAAGCCGTTGCAGATGCCCAGCACGGGCATGCCCGCGGCTGCGGCATCCTTCACCTCCGCCATGATCGGCGAGAGCGCAGCGATAGCGCCGGAGCGCAGGTA contains the following coding sequences:
- the purQ gene encoding phosphoribosylformylglycinamidine synthase subunit PurQ, producing MTVRIGVITFPGSLDDGDAQRAVRIAGAEPVALWHGSHDLEGVDALVLPGGFSYGDYLRSGAIAALSPIMAEVKDAAAAGMPVLGICNGFQMLVEAHLLPGGLIRNANQQFIRRDQRLRVENGDTAWTSAFEAGQEIVIPLKNGEGGYIADAETLKRIEGEGQVAFRYLGVNPNGSLNDIAGVTNERGNVVGLMPHPEHATEPGFGPDTAAAMRSGVDGLGFFTSAIAAVAAVAA